The Hippea alviniae EP5-r region CACCATAAACATTTCTGCTTGCAAATTGTTCTTTGACCATGACCATATAAATAGGCATTTGAATTGAATAATAAATATCATTTACGGTCATAACAAAATCACAACAATCTTCAATCTTCTCAAACTCCAAGCTCTCTATTTTTTTATTTTTATATCCTTGAGAGTGGTATCCTGTTTTGTAATCAACTACCCTGATTTTCCCACCAATCTCATCAACTCTATCCAAAACACCAAAAAGATGCAGAGATTCGCTTTTAAACTCCTTCTCTATATACTTAACTCTAAAATCTTTAAATTTCTTTGATGTTTCTTTAAAGAAGTTCTCAATCCTATACCTTAAAACGACCAGAAGTGCTTTTTTTCTTATCGGCTCCATGTTCTTCAAATAAGCAACAAGTTCTTTTGCATCATTACCTTTCACTATATCAGACAATGTAGTTATGCTTTTAAGATTGCTAAGCATGTTATCCTTTATGGATTGGTATTTTTCAAGCGTTATAATCTCTCCTGTTTCTCTGTATTTTTCAAACTCTTTTTGCAACATTCTATGAATTATAGTGCCAATTTTGTCAGACTCAAACCTTTCACCGAAAAACGTTCTGTTCTCTATCTTTTTTACTCTATGAAGATAGAAAGCATAGGGACATCTTATAAATTCGTTAATTTCAGAAGGAGAAAAGCCTTTCCCTTCTAACTTGTCTTTTATGTAGTTCTTTAAAGCATCTTTATCAATTTTTATATCGAAATTGGAGCTGGTTAGTTTAGGCATGTAAACTCTCGGCTTATCTGATTCACCTTTTAATCCATTTAAAATCATCAACTGCTCGACATACCTGCTGCGTTGACTTTTTTCATCCGATACTGTAGATGTTTTATAAAGAATATGTACTTTTTTTGAAGAATAGACGAGTCTAAAGAAGTTATACCTAATTAACTTTTCTTTCTCGTAAAAAGTTGTCAACCCGAAAGCCTTTTTCAGCTCTTCAGGCAAAAGTGGGTCTATCTTGCCACTCTTTGGCAAAACATTTTCGTTCGCATCAAGCACAAATAGCTCATCAAAACCAAGCATCCTACTTTCAAGCACTCCAAGCACCTGAATACCCTTAAGCGGATGCCCTTCAAATGGTATCTCTAAATCCTCAATGAATTCTTTGATAAAATAATATGCAAAAATAATATCAACATTTATCTCTTTTTCTTCTACAGGCAGATTTTCAATAACTTCTTCAAAAAATAGATTCAATGAATAAAGGTCAAGAACATTTTCTCTTAGAATCCCCATATTTAAATTGTCAAACAAACTCAAAAACGCTTCTTTCAAACCTTTAAAATCATTTATATCTTCAAAAATTTTTACTATTTTCTTAAGGCTTTCAAATCTATTGACATTTACCGAAACAGAAGGGTTGTCGTAAAGATAACTCAATATACGCTCTCTGTTCAAATTCCCAAAATAACGAGTAAAACCTGAGTTTAAGACTCTTAAAAGAAGCTTAGGATTCAAACTTTTAAAATTTCTCCTTTGGGCATCCATAAGCATCTCAAATAAAGATTTTAAAAAACCGCCTAAAGGCGTTAGTTTAAAGGGATATGTTGCCGTTATATTAAGATTTACATCTCTTTTAACAAAGCTTAGAAACGGTAAA contains the following coding sequences:
- a CDS encoding PD-(D/E)XK nuclease family protein; amino-acid sequence: MPLEVVKVDFCKNFIDFSVNEIRRILKKKKKVVFVSPNRRPLRFIEMQLEPEEIFEVNLYTINDFVDKLCSVYRPDLRRDSKLTRELFFLKLIRDKFENKDCKAFVWAKRLSELFNDFDKQLVDSIENIKYVEISEDAIKIVESLKELFEKYKREYKNVIFEGKASAIAGEIVESEDFLMDFEGYVFLFAGFGSMSKSEIRLVNSIADRFDLSLVVQTDNLGRDRIGDISFDNCWVVEKFIKGLRVNSIKEIKCEKDETHIEFYEFNSRHAEASFVAQILNKTGDVKSPFKIGIVTPENDAILPFLSFVKRDVNLNITATYPFKLTPLGGFLKSLFEMLMDAQRRNFKSLNPKLLLRVLNSGFTRYFGNLNRERILSYLYDNPSVSVNVNRFESLKKIVKIFEDINDFKGLKEAFLSLFDNLNMGILRENVLDLYSLNLFFEEVIENLPVEEKEINVDIIFAYYFIKEFIEDLEIPFEGHPLKGIQVLGVLESRMLGFDELFVLDANENVLPKSGKIDPLLPEELKKAFGLTTFYEKEKLIRYNFFRLVYSSKKVHILYKTSTVSDEKSQRSRYVEQLMILNGLKGESDKPRVYMPKLTSSNFDIKIDKDALKNYIKDKLEGKGFSPSEINEFIRCPYAFYLHRVKKIENRTFFGERFESDKIGTIIHRMLQKEFEKYRETGEIITLEKYQSIKDNMLSNLKSITTLSDIVKGNDAKELVAYLKNMEPIRKKALLVVLRYRIENFFKETSKKFKDFRVKYIEKEFKSESLHLFGVLDRVDEIGGKIRVVDYKTGYHSQGYKNKKIESLEFEKIEDCCDFVMTVNDIYYSIQMPIYMVMVKEQFASRNVYGEIYYLGSSDRVVEEFKAEHIDIHRKVLEILMRRVKDCQSPCAFSSEFCSFCDFNRFCPYSR